A window from Chryseobacterium vaccae encodes these proteins:
- the ftsZ gene encoding cell division protein FtsZ has product MENIGTQGFSFDLPKGNSSIIKVIGVGGGGNNALKHMYEKGIHGVDFVICNTDAQTLDNNPVANKVQLGTTITEGLGAGADPEVGEKSAIESIEDIKAAMGQNTKMVFITAGMGGGTGTGAAPVIAKVAKDMGILTVGIVTVPFSFEGKRRLDQAENGLDKLKNNVDSLIVINNDKLRQQFGNLGFKQGFSKADEVLANAAKGMAEVITGYFDVNIDFRDAKSVLQNSGTALMSTGTASGENKAEEAVRKALDSPLLNDNKITGAKNVLLLIRSGAEEVTMDEIGIIMDHIQKEAGNTADIIFGVGADEELGDAVSVLVIATGFSNENKKFAGPTEKIRISLNDNFDAPKSSPFKTREERESAPEATHDFGRKNLFRLDDEDHNTPQFGSTSIEKKMIIEEEEIKTEIRFTDKEDTLNTPEQAWKNEEESSQDAYNLFSIDDEEGEDPNDLEIQSFSFDFENKKDEPQSGSTFNTSFSEEKPVEFSFFVNQPSSNEPKTDFGQPKAEFNAPVSTLTETPVQQTETFFQTKQEEPKVEIKPAVEHTTELETPKTEESEFTFVNKAVDQERVLERRNKLKEFNSRYQSFDSSSEFESIPAFKRKNISIDGANASDQNINTYLSDNNGSMQVRENRFLNKDVD; this is encoded by the coding sequence ATGGAAAATATAGGTACACAAGGATTTTCATTTGATTTGCCAAAAGGAAATTCATCCATTATAAAAGTGATCGGTGTAGGTGGCGGCGGAAACAATGCTCTGAAACACATGTACGAGAAAGGAATTCACGGAGTAGATTTCGTGATCTGCAATACAGATGCCCAGACTTTAGATAATAACCCTGTTGCCAACAAAGTACAGTTGGGAACTACCATCACTGAAGGCCTTGGTGCCGGCGCTGATCCTGAAGTTGGAGAAAAATCAGCTATTGAAAGCATTGAAGATATTAAAGCTGCTATGGGCCAGAACACGAAAATGGTGTTCATCACTGCCGGAATGGGTGGTGGTACAGGTACAGGAGCCGCTCCTGTTATTGCTAAAGTAGCCAAAGACATGGGAATTTTAACGGTAGGTATTGTTACCGTTCCTTTCAGCTTTGAAGGAAAAAGAAGATTAGATCAGGCTGAAAACGGCCTTGATAAACTAAAAAATAACGTTGACTCATTAATTGTCATCAACAACGATAAGCTAAGACAGCAGTTTGGAAATCTTGGATTCAAACAGGGATTCTCCAAGGCAGACGAAGTTTTAGCCAATGCAGCCAAAGGAATGGCAGAAGTTATTACGGGATATTTTGATGTAAACATTGACTTTAGAGATGCTAAATCAGTGCTTCAGAATTCCGGTACAGCTCTGATGTCTACAGGAACAGCTTCCGGAGAGAATAAAGCTGAAGAAGCCGTAAGAAAAGCTCTTGACTCCCCGTTATTAAATGACAATAAGATTACAGGAGCCAAAAATGTACTGTTACTGATCAGAAGTGGCGCAGAAGAAGTTACCATGGATGAAATAGGTATCATCATGGATCATATTCAGAAAGAAGCAGGAAATACCGCTGATATCATCTTCGGAGTTGGTGCAGATGAGGAACTGGGAGATGCTGTAAGTGTTCTTGTTATCGCTACAGGATTTTCCAATGAGAACAAAAAATTTGCAGGACCTACAGAAAAAATCAGAATCAGTCTTAATGACAATTTTGATGCTCCAAAATCTTCACCATTCAAAACAAGAGAAGAAAGAGAATCTGCTCCTGAGGCAACACACGATTTTGGCAGAAAAAATCTTTTCAGATTAGATGACGAAGACCATAACACTCCACAGTTTGGTTCTACATCTATTGAAAAAAAAATGATCATTGAGGAAGAGGAAATTAAAACAGAAATTAGATTTACAGACAAAGAAGATACCCTGAATACTCCTGAACAGGCCTGGAAAAATGAGGAAGAAAGCAGCCAGGACGCCTACAACCTGTTTTCTATTGATGATGAAGAGGGTGAAGATCCAAACGATTTAGAAATCCAGTCTTTCTCATTTGACTTTGAAAATAAAAAAGATGAGCCTCAATCAGGAAGCACTTTCAATACCTCTTTTTCAGAAGAAAAGCCTGTAGAATTCAGCTTCTTTGTAAACCAGCCTTCATCCAATGAACCAAAGACTGATTTCGGGCAGCCTAAGGCAGAATTCAATGCACCTGTAAGTACTTTGACTGAAACACCGGTTCAACAGACTGAAACGTTCTTCCAGACAAAACAGGAAGAACCAAAAGTTGAAATCAAACCTGCAGTTGAGCATACAACAGAACTGGAAACTCCGAAAACGGAAGAGTCTGAATTCACGTTTGTCAATAAAGCAGTAGATCAGGAAAGAGTATTGGAAAGAAGAAACAAGCTGAAAGAGTTCAATTCAAGATATCAGAGTTTTGACAGCTCCAGCGAATTTGAATCTATTCCTGCTTTCAAAAGAAAAAATATCTCTATCGACGGAGCCAATGCCTCAGACCAGAACATCAATACCTATCTGTCTGATAACAACGGATCTATGCAGGTGAGAGAAAACAGATTTTTAAATAAAGACGTAGATTAA
- a CDS encoding rhomboid family intramembrane serine protease — MFNNIPPITRNIIIINIIVFIGSYFLGSKAIEYLAGFYPFSPFFHSWQIITHMFMHGSIMHILFNMLTLYSFGPILEQTLGERRYLILYFVSGLGAFFLFNGWNFIEAQQYTRELQQLGFNVNAYLSGASVEFSGNAESVLRQKELLENFRGIVATPMVGASGAIFGVVAAFATLYPDSKIMMMFIPVPIKVKYLMPIVIIVSVYLGVSGNGGGIAHLAHVGGALVGWILARNWKKHLYRFN; from the coding sequence ATGTTTAACAATATACCGCCCATTACAAGAAATATTATCATAATCAATATCATCGTATTTATTGGTTCCTATTTTCTGGGAAGTAAGGCCATAGAATACCTTGCCGGATTTTATCCTTTTTCTCCGTTCTTCCATTCATGGCAGATCATTACCCATATGTTTATGCATGGAAGTATTATGCATATTCTGTTTAATATGCTGACCCTGTATAGTTTTGGGCCTATTCTGGAACAGACCTTGGGAGAAAGAAGATATCTCATCCTTTATTTCGTAAGTGGATTAGGAGCTTTTTTCCTCTTTAACGGATGGAATTTTATTGAAGCACAGCAATATACCCGTGAACTACAACAACTGGGGTTTAATGTAAATGCATATTTGTCGGGCGCAAGCGTTGAATTTTCAGGAAATGCAGAATCTGTCCTGAGACAAAAAGAACTGCTGGAAAACTTCAGAGGTATTGTAGCAACTCCAATGGTAGGAGCTTCTGGTGCAATTTTCGGAGTGGTGGCTGCCTTTGCAACCCTTTATCCGGATTCAAAGATTATGATGATGTTTATTCCGGTTCCTATAAAAGTAAAATATCTGATGCCTATTGTTATTATAGTTTCTGTATACCTTGGAGTTTCCGGAAATGGAGGAGGAATTGCTCATCTGGCTCACGTGGGAGGAGCATTGGTGGGATGGATTCTGGCACGAAACTGGAAGAAGCATCTGTACCGATTCAATTAA
- the mutL gene encoding DNA mismatch repair endonuclease MutL has protein sequence MSDIIQLLPDHVANQIAAGEVVQRPASIVKELLENAIDAGATKIELIVRDAGKNLIQVVDDGKGMSETDARMAFERHATSKIKGTEDIFKIATKGFRGEALASIAAVSQVELKTKQNDAKIGTNIYIEGGVFQFQDPVQTADGSNFMVKNLFYNVPARRKFLKNNNVEFRHVIDEFQRVALAHENLEFSLFHDDEAVFRLRKGSQMQRIVDVFGRKLQPQLVPIKEDIVWCQLHGFVAKPEGAKKNRGEQFLFVNGRYFKSPYFNKAVQEAFEGLLLPGYVPSFFLYLELDPGKIDVNIHPQKTEVKFEDEHLIFALLRSTIKRSLGIYNVSPSLDFDRDPELDEMMNKPIPSKGNGGGGGMIKMPEIIVDKDYNPFLEERNVQPEEIQNLTEMYHQNITAEPSKINLFEDEDFDEDLMRLPNGYWLFNKGDVTLMLDLGRMHRLLVSENNKSTRKSNTNSHALLFSLEYHMNEIEKTKYNAFKKYLPELGFEMKIAHESVLRIDSLPEGLKETQAMKFLENLFEILEYKTEEEFMHYYHNQWSKMQSKSRFDFIYKKDAEQVIKDFTALGFPEFLPDGKRCFYEVPFNDFKNKF, from the coding sequence ATGTCAGATATTATTCAGCTTTTACCGGATCATGTAGCGAACCAAATTGCGGCAGGGGAAGTGGTGCAGAGACCTGCATCCATAGTGAAAGAACTTTTGGAAAATGCTATTGATGCTGGAGCAACTAAAATAGAGTTGATCGTAAGAGATGCCGGCAAGAACCTGATCCAGGTAGTTGATGACGGAAAAGGAATGTCTGAGACAGATGCCAGAATGGCGTTTGAAAGACATGCCACCTCCAAAATCAAAGGAACAGAAGATATCTTTAAGATCGCTACCAAAGGTTTCAGAGGGGAAGCATTGGCTTCTATTGCTGCGGTATCTCAGGTTGAACTGAAAACCAAACAGAATGATGCCAAAATCGGAACCAATATCTACATTGAAGGAGGTGTTTTCCAGTTTCAGGACCCGGTGCAGACCGCAGACGGCTCCAACTTTATGGTGAAAAACCTGTTTTATAACGTTCCGGCAAGAAGAAAATTCCTTAAAAATAATAATGTTGAATTCCGTCATGTGATTGATGAGTTCCAGCGTGTGGCATTGGCTCATGAAAACCTGGAATTCTCTCTTTTCCATGATGATGAAGCCGTTTTCAGACTGAGAAAAGGAAGCCAGATGCAGCGTATCGTTGATGTGTTCGGAAGAAAACTTCAGCCACAGCTTGTCCCTATTAAAGAAGATATCGTTTGGTGCCAGCTTCACGGATTTGTTGCAAAACCGGAGGGTGCTAAAAAAAACCGGGGCGAACAGTTTCTTTTCGTTAACGGAAGGTATTTCAAAAGCCCATACTTTAACAAAGCGGTTCAGGAAGCTTTTGAAGGATTGCTGTTACCAGGCTACGTTCCTTCTTTTTTCCTTTATTTGGAACTGGATCCGGGGAAAATAGATGTGAATATTCATCCGCAGAAAACAGAAGTGAAATTTGAGGATGAACACCTTATTTTTGCTTTACTGCGTTCAACCATTAAAAGATCTTTGGGAATTTATAACGTTTCTCCAAGTCTTGATTTCGACAGAGATCCGGAGCTGGATGAAATGATGAACAAACCTATCCCAAGCAAAGGCAATGGTGGAGGCGGGGGAATGATCAAGATGCCTGAAATTATTGTTGATAAAGATTATAATCCGTTTCTGGAAGAAAGAAATGTACAGCCGGAAGAAATTCAGAATCTTACGGAAATGTATCATCAGAATATCACTGCAGAACCTTCTAAGATCAATTTGTTTGAAGATGAAGATTTTGATGAAGACCTGATGAGGCTTCCGAACGGGTATTGGCTGTTCAATAAAGGAGATGTGACGCTGATGCTGGATCTGGGAAGAATGCACAGACTGCTGGTTTCGGAAAATAACAAATCCACCAGAAAATCAAATACAAACAGTCATGCGCTGCTGTTTTCTCTGGAGTATCATATGAATGAAATAGAGAAGACAAAATATAATGCTTTCAAAAAATATCTTCCGGAACTGGGGTTCGAAATGAAAATTGCCCATGAAAGTGTACTCAGAATAGATTCACTTCCGGAAGGGCTGAAAGAAACACAGGCGATGAAGTTCCTCGAAAACCTGTTTGAGATCCTGGAATATAAAACAGAAGAAGAGTTCATGCATTATTATCATAACCAATGGAGCAAAATGCAGTCGAAATCAAGATTCGATTTTATTTATAAAAAAGATGCGGAACAGGTGATTAAAGACTTTACAGCATTAGGTTTCCCGGAATTTTTACCGGATGGGAAAAGATGCTTCTACGAAGTTCCGTTTAATGATTTTAAAAACAAATTTTAA
- a CDS encoding GH3 auxin-responsive promoter family protein, with protein MATKALFNTVVNWFIRQRIDQIQNFMNHPIETQKGILFSQLFHAEDTEYGRIHGFNSISSYQDFKNKVPIVTYEDFEPYIEKARQGCKDVSWPGYIKHFAKSSGTTNAKSKFIPISAESLEYCHMKAGKDMVSIYANNHPENQLFTNKNLRLGGSSELYADFNTKFGDLSAILIDNLPFWVEITTIPSKKVSLMSEWESKLKAITSEVKNEDVGSILGVPSWMMVLLQRVLKETDAESISKLWPNLEVFFHGGISFKPYREQYKQIIGKNINYYEIYNASEGFFGIQDRSDSDEMLLMLDYGIFYEFIPMDQFHFSNPKVVSLEDVEIGKNYAMVITTNGGLWRYLIGDTVVFTSISPFRIKITGRTKHYINAFGEELMITNVESALSKACESTGASIADFTGAPVFMKGDEGGAHEWIFEFNRHPDDLDRFIDAFDQHLKTINSDYEAKRYNNMTLKRPIVHIAKDNLFYHWLESKGKLGGQNKVPRLSNDREYIDPLLEMNK; from the coding sequence ATGGCAACAAAGGCACTCTTCAATACGGTAGTCAACTGGTTTATCCGCCAAAGGATAGATCAGATACAGAATTTCATGAACCATCCTATTGAAACCCAGAAAGGTATACTTTTCTCTCAGCTCTTCCATGCGGAAGATACAGAGTACGGAAGAATACACGGTTTCAATTCGATTTCAAGTTATCAGGACTTTAAAAACAAGGTTCCGATTGTAACTTATGAAGATTTTGAACCGTATATAGAAAAGGCAAGACAGGGCTGCAAAGACGTAAGCTGGCCCGGATATATCAAGCATTTTGCCAAATCCTCCGGGACAACGAATGCCAAAAGCAAATTCATTCCCATTTCAGCAGAGAGCCTTGAATACTGTCATATGAAAGCCGGGAAAGATATGGTTTCCATCTATGCCAATAACCATCCCGAAAACCAGCTTTTCACCAACAAAAATTTACGCCTTGGGGGAAGTTCTGAACTATATGCAGATTTCAACACTAAATTCGGGGATCTGTCTGCTATTTTGATTGATAATCTTCCGTTTTGGGTGGAAATTACCACCATACCCAGCAAAAAAGTTTCCCTGATGTCTGAATGGGAAAGTAAGCTTAAAGCCATTACTTCAGAAGTAAAAAATGAAGATGTAGGAAGTATCCTTGGGGTTCCGAGCTGGATGATGGTTCTTCTGCAAAGAGTTTTAAAGGAAACAGATGCGGAAAGCATTTCTAAGCTGTGGCCTAATTTAGAGGTGTTTTTTCACGGCGGAATCAGTTTTAAGCCCTACAGGGAGCAATACAAACAGATCATCGGAAAAAACATCAATTACTACGAAATTTATAATGCTTCTGAAGGCTTCTTCGGAATCCAGGACCGCTCGGATAGTGATGAAATGCTGTTGATGCTGGACTACGGAATTTTCTATGAATTTATTCCTATGGATCAGTTTCATTTTTCAAATCCGAAGGTTGTTAGTCTTGAAGACGTAGAAATCGGGAAAAACTATGCAATGGTTATTACCACAAATGGCGGACTTTGGAGATACCTTATCGGCGATACCGTTGTTTTTACCTCCATCAGCCCGTTCAGAATAAAGATCACAGGAAGAACCAAACATTACATCAATGCTTTCGGGGAAGAGCTCATGATTACCAATGTAGAATCTGCTCTTTCCAAAGCCTGCGAATCCACAGGAGCCTCTATTGCAGACTTTACAGGAGCTCCGGTTTTCATGAAAGGAGATGAAGGAGGTGCCCACGAATGGATCTTTGAATTCAACCGGCACCCTGACGACCTCGATCGTTTTATTGATGCCTTTGACCAGCATCTTAAGACCATCAATTCTGATTATGAAGCCAAAAGATATAACAACATGACCCTGAAAAGGCCGATTGTACATATTGCTAAAGATAATCTGTTCTATCACTGGCTGGAATCCAAAGGAAAACTTGGCGGGCAGAATAAAGTGCCAAGATTAAGCAATGACCGGGAATATATCGATCCTTTACTGGAAATGAATAAATAA
- a CDS encoding BrxA/BrxB family bacilliredoxin, whose amino-acid sequence MYPTDLVMPMKAELTDKGFEDLTTPAQVEGALKQSGTTLLVINSVCGCAAGAARPGVVYSLTGDKKPDHLTTVFAGYDTEAVVEARKHLAPFPPSSPCVALFKDGELVHMLERHHIEGNPAGAIAANLQAAYDEYC is encoded by the coding sequence ATGTATCCAACAGATTTAGTAATGCCTATGAAGGCTGAACTTACAGATAAAGGTTTCGAAGATCTAACAACTCCTGCTCAGGTAGAGGGAGCATTAAAGCAGTCAGGAACCACCCTATTAGTGATCAATTCTGTTTGCGGATGTGCTGCCGGAGCTGCAAGACCAGGTGTAGTATATTCTTTGACAGGAGATAAAAAACCTGATCATTTAACGACTGTTTTTGCAGGATATGATACTGAAGCAGTAGTAGAAGCAAGAAAACACCTTGCTCCGTTCCCTCCAAGCTCTCCATGTGTAGCGCTTTTCAAAGACGGAGAATTGGTTCATATGCTGGAAAGACATCATATTGAAGGTAATCCTGCCGGGGCTATCGCTGCCAATCTTCAGGCTGCTTATGATGAGTATTGCTAA
- a CDS encoding GatB/YqeY domain-containing protein, giving the protein MSLENTISEAIKTAMRAKDRVALDSLRAVKSQILLLQTEARGAEVSAEQEIAILQRMIKQRKDSFEQFAAQGRNDLAEVEEAQMKVIEQFLPKQLSLEELETEIKNIISETGAESIKDLGKVMGAASKALAGKSDGKSISEMAKKLLS; this is encoded by the coding sequence ATGAGTTTAGAAAATACCATAAGCGAAGCTATAAAAACAGCCATGAGAGCAAAAGACAGAGTTGCTCTGGATTCTTTGCGTGCTGTAAAATCTCAGATCTTACTTCTGCAAACAGAAGCAAGAGGTGCTGAAGTTTCTGCAGAGCAGGAAATTGCAATTCTGCAGAGAATGATCAAACAACGTAAAGACTCTTTTGAACAGTTTGCTGCACAGGGAAGAAATGACCTTGCTGAAGTAGAAGAAGCACAGATGAAAGTGATTGAGCAGTTTCTGCCAAAACAGCTTTCCTTAGAAGAGCTGGAAACAGAGATTAAAAATATTATTTCAGAAACCGGAGCCGAGTCTATTAAGGACCTGGGAAAGGTAATGGGAGCAGCTTCAAAAGCATTAGCCGGAAAGTCTGACGGAAAAAGTATTTCCGAGATGGCTAAAAAACTCCTTTCTTAG
- a CDS encoding helix-turn-helix domain-containing protein, with the protein MKTLKKREKKYFNLLLFNILIFLLGASFRQQEDNSSKKIDFESLRNKISVISKDRKQAFYLTQKYIELAKKNNQVEEVITGYGFATTYAPDSEKAKYGDSLIIESVKTKDNRYIGMAYASAANANFKNYDYKKALEMAIIADDYLKNDTSKEFAYEGLFTIARLKNKIGDNIEAQKIANEIYEYYKWKKEKKNTADIRSSYIYTLNTLIRINSAINNFGQNTILLKEGYSFIENNQDVAFYLADFISSDAFNEYSQRKYSSAIEKLEKSLILYNDSDNHFYEKFYLGMCYWKLEDDERALPFFQEIIDDYKKTGKISLEFRPSFEFFIDYYKKKGNREKQLISVDELLQYEKKFKEEQNNIAQKLKTDYDEKRLVEEKENLLSDRKKERWSFISVGILGIIAATGFFMYQNKKNKSLQQAIQADVAEELDNTESSGIGDKDKEEIPSLKTTIIYEKEENNPSEIAPEEEIPIVYSLQNQQKNNPLEIDYEAYLPINKHTVKQLLKSLADFEKSNKYLASDLRLNTLAEKFNTNDKYLSRVIKIKTGKNFNNYISDLRFAHLESILKSDTDFKEKKIKEIAKYLGFGTPEFFATAFKEKYGKTPREYFENPDL; encoded by the coding sequence ATGAAAACATTAAAAAAAAGAGAAAAAAAGTATTTTAATTTACTTTTATTCAATATTCTTATATTCTTATTGGGGGCATCTTTTAGACAACAAGAAGATAACTCTTCAAAAAAAATAGATTTTGAAAGTCTCCGAAACAAAATATCAGTCATTTCGAAAGATAGAAAACAAGCATTTTATCTCACTCAAAAATATATAGAGCTTGCAAAGAAAAATAACCAGGTTGAAGAAGTAATAACAGGCTATGGATTTGCCACAACGTATGCTCCTGATAGTGAAAAAGCAAAATATGGAGATAGTTTAATTATAGAGTCGGTCAAAACTAAAGACAATCGGTATATCGGTATGGCCTATGCCAGTGCCGCCAATGCAAATTTTAAAAATTACGACTATAAAAAAGCATTGGAAATGGCGATAATAGCCGATGATTATCTTAAAAATGATACTTCTAAAGAGTTCGCTTATGAAGGGCTGTTTACCATTGCCCGGCTTAAAAATAAAATCGGGGATAATATTGAGGCACAGAAGATAGCCAATGAAATATATGAATATTACAAATGGAAAAAGGAAAAGAAAAACACCGCTGATATTAGATCTTCCTATATTTACACCTTAAATACTTTAATAAGAATAAACTCTGCAATCAATAATTTTGGCCAGAATACTATTCTATTAAAAGAAGGTTATTCATTTATTGAAAACAATCAGGATGTTGCTTTTTATTTGGCAGATTTCATCTCATCCGATGCGTTTAATGAGTATTCGCAAAGAAAATATTCTTCTGCTATTGAAAAATTAGAAAAATCTTTAATTTTATACAATGATTCTGATAACCATTTCTATGAAAAGTTTTATCTGGGAATGTGCTATTGGAAATTAGAAGATGATGAGAGAGCTCTACCTTTTTTTCAGGAAATCATTGATGATTATAAAAAAACAGGGAAAATATCTTTAGAATTTCGTCCATCATTTGAGTTTTTTATAGATTATTATAAGAAGAAAGGAAACAGAGAAAAGCAGCTCATTTCAGTAGACGAGCTTTTGCAATACGAGAAAAAATTTAAAGAAGAACAAAATAATATTGCTCAGAAATTAAAGACGGATTATGATGAAAAAAGGCTTGTAGAAGAAAAAGAAAATCTGCTCTCAGACCGGAAAAAAGAACGCTGGAGCTTTATCAGCGTAGGAATCTTAGGAATTATCGCTGCTACAGGTTTTTTCATGTATCAGAACAAAAAGAATAAAAGCCTGCAGCAAGCCATTCAAGCTGATGTTGCAGAAGAGTTGGATAATACGGAATCGTCCGGAATAGGTGATAAGGATAAAGAAGAAATACCTTCTCTAAAAACGACTATAATTTACGAAAAAGAAGAAAACAATCCATCAGAAATAGCTCCTGAAGAGGAAATTCCCATTGTTTACAGCTTACAAAATCAACAAAAAAACAATCCCTTGGAAATTGATTATGAAGCTTATTTACCTATCAACAAACACACTGTTAAACAGCTCCTTAAAAGCTTAGCTGATTTTGAAAAATCCAATAAATATCTGGCTTCAGACTTAAGATTAAATACTCTTGCTGAAAAATTTAATACGAATGATAAATACCTGAGCCGTGTTATTAAAATAAAAACAGGAAAAAATTTCAACAATTATATTAGTGATCTTCGCTTCGCCCATCTTGAAAGCATTTTAAAGAGCGATACTGATTTCAAAGAAAAAAAAATAAAAGAAATTGCTAAATATCTTGGATTTGGAACTCCCGAATTTTTCGCTACTGCTTTTAAAGAAAAATATGGCAAGACACCAAGAGAGTATTTTGAAAACCCTGACCTTTAA
- a CDS encoding endonuclease/exonuclease/phosphatase family protein yields the protein MKVFRLIVLILHLGILFMLLGTLMNAYIPPKIFPWFNLLSLGFPVLIAAYIICTLFWLFSWKKRTFAFMLVGLIFISPVKRWINYSPDKKSSSDDIKVVTFNIKAGVLGAQEIEQYLNRMDADVIVLQEDGGREFTIKGMSKVKITHNNGVLAFYSRHRIVDTKSLIEGNYDLNNAYASQADIEIRGKVYRFVNAYLEPYKFDKSMVKMDGDKEQDERRLRDIVKKLIPVFKKHQDQVSEIRTGIDQSPYPVFLAGDFNSVPNSYEYYHLSEGLEDAFMKAGKGSATSFHDYKFPIRIDYIFTSKSIQPISYKVDRTVKFSDHYPVVATFSLKN from the coding sequence GTGAAAGTTTTCCGCCTCATCGTACTTATCCTGCATTTGGGCATTTTGTTCATGTTGTTGGGAACCTTAATGAATGCTTATATTCCGCCTAAGATATTTCCGTGGTTCAATCTGCTTTCGTTAGGATTTCCCGTTCTTATTGCGGCTTATATCATCTGTACCCTGTTCTGGCTTTTCAGCTGGAAAAAAAGAACTTTTGCGTTTATGCTGGTTGGGTTGATTTTTATCAGCCCCGTTAAAAGATGGATCAATTATTCCCCTGATAAGAAAAGCAGTTCAGATGATATCAAAGTGGTTACCTTTAATATAAAAGCTGGAGTTCTTGGAGCTCAGGAAATAGAGCAGTACCTGAACAGAATGGATGCAGATGTAATTGTGCTTCAGGAAGATGGAGGACGTGAGTTTACAATAAAAGGGATGTCAAAAGTTAAAATTACACATAATAACGGAGTTCTTGCTTTTTATTCCAGACACAGGATAGTAGATACTAAAAGTCTGATTGAAGGAAACTATGACCTGAATAATGCTTATGCCAGCCAGGCTGATATTGAAATCAGAGGAAAGGTATATCGTTTTGTTAACGCTTATCTGGAACCGTATAAATTTGATAAGTCGATGGTGAAGATGGATGGTGATAAAGAACAGGATGAGAGAAGGCTGCGGGATATTGTAAAAAAGCTTATTCCGGTTTTTAAAAAGCATCAGGATCAGGTGAGTGAAATCAGGACGGGAATTGATCAGTCTCCGTATCCGGTATTTCTGGCGGGAGACTTTAATTCAGTGCCGAATTCCTACGAATATTATCATCTATCTGAAGGGTTGGAAGATGCTTTTATGAAAGCAGGAAAAGGGAGTGCTACGAGCTTCCATGATTACAAATTTCCAATCAGGATTGATTATATCTTTACCTCAAAATCCATACAGCCTATTTCCTATAAAGTAGACCGTACTGTAAAGTTTTCAGATCATTATCCTGTGGTCGCAACTTTTTCATTAAAGAACTAA
- a CDS encoding endonuclease/exonuclease/phosphatase family protein — MKPNQILLFLHIAVAVLLLCTLGNAWIPPNLLGNLNLLSLGFPYLIITYILMTLIWVFQRKKIAIVFALGILVFYNPIRRWVNFTPKTANVRTIRDIKVLTFNVKYGDFGWDKVKKYIKDQNADIILVQEKDTNRAIRKDLVKYPTVILKTKHKIVRQEELIQDNSRGNSFYADVDINGKIIRVVNVYLEPFRLHKSMFQFDGFGKQKDKISTLLSHMTPTFKAHEEQIRKIRKVIDFSPYPVILAGDFNSVPNSYEYYSLGKDLQDAFLTVGNGISTSFHDYKVPLRIDYIFTSKSIIPLSYKVDQSVKLSDHYPVIAEFLLN; from the coding sequence ATGAAGCCGAACCAGATATTGCTATTTCTACATATTGCCGTTGCCGTTTTATTGCTGTGCACATTAGGGAATGCATGGATTCCACCTAATCTTTTGGGAAATCTTAATTTGCTTTCTTTGGGCTTCCCTTACCTGATTATTACTTATATTTTGATGACGCTGATCTGGGTATTTCAAAGAAAAAAAATAGCCATTGTATTTGCTTTGGGAATTTTGGTTTTCTATAATCCAATAAGAAGATGGGTGAATTTTACTCCCAAAACAGCCAATGTAAGAACAATCAGAGATATTAAAGTGCTTACATTCAATGTGAAATACGGTGATTTTGGCTGGGATAAAGTAAAAAAATATATCAAGGATCAGAATGCCGATATTATTCTGGTTCAGGAAAAAGACACGAACAGAGCTATAAGAAAAGATCTTGTAAAATATCCTACCGTAATTCTTAAAACAAAACATAAGATTGTTAGACAGGAAGAATTGATTCAGGATAATTCAAGAGGGAATTCATTTTATGCAGATGTTGATATCAATGGAAAAATCATAAGAGTGGTAAACGTTTATCTGGAACCTTTCAGACTTCATAAATCTATGTTTCAGTTTGATGGTTTTGGAAAACAGAAAGATAAAATTTCAACCCTGCTTTCTCATATGACGCCAACGTTTAAAGCCCATGAAGAACAAATCAGAAAAATTAGAAAGGTTATTGATTTCTCTCCTTATCCGGTAATTCTGGCGGGTGATTTCAATTCTGTACCGAATTCTTATGAATATTATAGTCTGGGAAAAGATCTTCAGGATGCTTTTCTCACCGTAGGAAACGGAATATCTACCAGTTTTCATGATTATAAGGTTCCTCTTAGAATTGACTATATCTTCACCTCAAAATCCATTATTCCTTTAAGCTATAAAGTGGATCAGTCTGTAAAATTATCGGATCATTATCCGGTAATTGCTGAATTTCTGCTAAATTAG